The Lottiidibacillus patelloidae genome contains the following window.
TGTCTGGTAATGATGGCGAAGAGGCCACACCCGTTCCCATACCGAACACGGAAGTTAAGCTCTTCAGCGCCGATGGTAGTTGGGGGCTGTCCCCCTGTGAGAGTAGGACGTTGCCAGGCAAATATGAAGAAGAAGTTGGATTATATCCAACTTCTTTTTTTCCTTCTAAAAAGAGACAGATAAATTTACGTAACTTTGTTATAGTAAAATTAAAACTGAAACAAAGGTGATTATGATGAACTTTACATACGCAAAAGAAGATAACCTTGAAGAATTAAAAAAACGAGATTCACATATTTCTGCCAAGGTGTTACTAAAAAAAATAAGAGATGAAGAAATTATCTTAGTTAATGATGAAAAAGGAATGCTAGTAGGCTTTCTTCGCTTTAATTATTTTTGGGATAGCATTCCATTTATGAACATGCTGCAAATTGTAAGTACTGCAAGGAGAAAAGGCATCGGAAAAGCTCTAGTTACTTTTTGGGAAAGTGAAATGAAGAAACAAGGCCATAATTATGTATTAACTTCAACGCAATCAGATGAAGAAGCACAGCATTTTTATCGAAAGATAGATTATAAGGAAAATGGCTCGTTTATACTTCCAAATGAGCCACTTGAGATTATTTTTGGTAAAAAGCTTTAAATAAACATAAAGGAAAGAATGGTGAGCGCATGATTACTATTAGATCTGAACAAAAAGCTGACATCGAAAGGATCTATCAAATAAATACACTTGCTTTTGCTAGAGAAGGTGAAGGGAAATTAGTAAACGAAATACGAAAATCTCCTTATTTCATACCGCCCTTATCATTAGTAGCTGAAAATGATAAGGGTATAGTAATCGGTCATATTTTATTTAGTAAAATAACGATTGAAACAAGTGATAAATCTGTAGAGACATTAGCGTTAGGACCAGTAGCGGTAGTTCCAGATTTTCAAAGACAAGGAGTAGGTGGAGCTTTAATTAGGGAAGGTATTCGAAAAGCGAAAGGGTTAAACTATGATTCTGTTGTAGTACTTGGCCATGCAGAATACTATCCTAAGTTCGGCTTTAGTAAAGCAAGTGAAAAAGGAATAAAACCGCCATTTACCGTTCCAGATGAAGCTTTTATGATTCTTGAGTTAAAAGAAGAAGCATTAAAAAATGTGATAGGAACGGTTAAGTATACGGAACCATTTTTAAAAGTTTAGAACTTAATAGCACGATACTCAATTAATAGAAACAGAAAAAACTAGGATAATAAAATCCTAGTTTTTTTTTCTCCTCTTTCTTAATCTTCCATCGACTTAATAGAAACGTATGAATTTTTATCTTTCGGAAAAGCACGATAAAGCTGAATGATTAACAATCCTCGATGATATTTCCCTTCGACTTTGTCTTCACGAATTGGATATGGTAATTCAAAAGTTCGATTAAAATTCCCCGTATGAATTTCGGATTGAACAAGTTGAAAACCATCGTAACCTAAAGAGATTTTTCCGCTAACTTCAACGGTCCGGTAATTAGCATGAATTGATATTTCTTCAACATCGGTTACTCCAGGAAGACTGATGACGAGAATACATTCATTTTCTGTTTTATATATATTTGCTTTGGGAAAATGCTCTAACATCTCCTGAAATTCCATGAAAAAATTATCATTATTCATAAATTGTTCCATATGTTTTTTCCATTGCTTCATATTATCCATACCTTTAAACATAAACATCCCTCCACTTTTCTATTAATTATCATATGTGGGCGTAGTACATTTGGTCCGAAAAGAGGCGATTTCTTGCATGAAGGTAATGTAGTTAGTACAATGAGGGCAATACAAGCGCAAAGTTCAGGAGGGATTTTTTGTTAGATAATGCTTTAGTTATGATTGGCCTAATTTTACTTATTAATATCGTATACGTTTCCTTTTTTACGATCAGAATGATTTTGACCTTAAAAGGCCAGAGGTATTTAGCAGCATTTATAAGTGTTTTTGAAGTTATTATTTATGTTATTGGCCTAGGTATCGTTTTAGAGAACTTAGATAATCTATATAATTTAATTGCTTATGCAACCGGATATGGACTCGGTGTATTAGTGGGGATGAAAATTGAAGAAAAACTGGCACTAGGATATATTAAAGTTAACGTTATTGTTAAAGATGTTAATACAGAAATACCAAGAATTTTACGTGACAAGGGGTATGGTGTGACATCTTGGATTGCTAATGGTTTAGAAGGAGAACGGTTAATGATTGAAATATTAACATCCCGCAAATCGGAAGTAGATCTATATAATACCGTAAAGAAAATTGACGAAAAAGCATTTATTATTTCACATGAACCGAAAGCATTTTATGGAGGCTTCTGGGTTAAGAAAGTACGGAGGTAACGTCCTTGAAAAAACAAAAAAAGAGAAAGTTTGAAGTTCTTGATGGCGAGACAATTGATCAGTGTCTAGAAAGAATGGAAAAAGAAGGGTATACACCTGTTAGGAGAATGGAACGTCCAGTTTTTGAAGAAATTGTTGAAAATAAAGAAAAAATAAGAAAGCCTTTCAAACAGCAAATTATTTTTGAAGGGAAACTTAAAGGGGAGAAGTAATGTGATAGAGCGTTATACGCGACCTGAAATGAAAAAACTTTGGTCTGAAGAGAATAGGCTGCAATCTTGGTTAGAAGTTGAAATTTTAGCTTGTGAAGCATGGAGTGAGCTCGGAACAATTCCAAAAGAAGATGTAGCATTACTTCGCAAAAATGCGTCTTTTAATATTGATCGAGTAAAAGAAATAGAAGAAGAAACAAGACATGACGTTGTTGCATTTACTAGAGCTGTTTCTGAAACATTAGGGGAAGAGAAAAAGTGGGTCCACTATGGCCTTACTTCAACAGATGTTGTTGATACGGCCTTAGGTTATCAACTTAAGCAAGTGAATGACATTATAAAGCAAGACTTGGAAAGAATCGTACAAGTATTAAAGGAAAAAGCACAAGAACATAAGTATACGGTTATGATGGGGCGCACACATGGCATCCATGCTGAACCGACAACTTTTGGCTTAAAGATGGCACTATGGTATGAAGAAATGAAGCGAAATGTAGCACGTTTCGAGGAAGCTGCAGACGGCGTTCAATATGGGAAAATTTCAGGGGCAGTAGGTACATATGCCAATATCGAGCCATTTGTCGAAGAATATGTTTGTGAAAAATTAGGGATTAAACATGCTCCAATTTCAACGCAAACACTTCAGCGTGATCGCTTCGCTCATTATATGTCTGTCATTGCTCTTATTGCAACAAGTATTGAAAAGTTTGCAGTTGAAGTTCGCGGCTTACAAAAAAGTGAAACGAGAGAAGTCGAAGAGTATTTTGCAAAAGGTCAAAAAGGGTCTTCAGCTATGCCTCATAAGCGAAATCCAATTGGCTCGGAAAATGTTACAGGTTTAGCGAGAGTTATTCGAGGGTATATGGTAACGGCATATGAAAATGTCCCACTTTGGCATGAACGTGATATTTCACATTCTTCTGCAGAGAGAGTTATTTTACCTGATGCAACTACAGCATTAAATTATATTCTAAATCGCTTTACAAATATTATTAAAAATTTAACAGTCTTCCCTGAAAATATGAAACGAAACATGGATAAAACGTATGGCTTAATTTATTCACAACGAGTATTATTAGCGCTAATAAATAAAGGGCTAAGCCGTGAAGATGCTTATGATCTCGTCCAACCGAAAGCAATGGAGGCTTGGGAAACAGAACAACAGTTTAAAAAGCTAGTTTCTGAAGATAAACAAATATCCTCCCTATTAACAAAAAAGGAAATAGATGATTGCTTTGATTATAGCTATCATTTATCACAAGTAGATAATGTATTTAACCGTTTAGGGTTATAACTTAATCACTTTTTCCGGCGAATCCAAACATAAGATAGGGCAACAATACTTCCTATTAACGTTGCCAATATAAAAAGTGTATCCGATAAATATTCAAACATGTCATTCACTCCTGCTATAAAAGTCTCCCGTAACTTGGGAGACTTTTTTCAATTATTTTTATGGTTAATCTCAATTTTTGTTAAGACGGGTTTATGATTTCCTTTTCTTCCTCGATGTCACAGCAGTCACCTTTTTTAGGCATACATTTCATTAGTTCAGTGATTGGGCAGAAACGAGTAATTCCTTGAGCAACTTTCATTGCTCCGAGTAGCACTACCCAAAGATAAGACTGACACCATGGACGTTTCACTAATTTAGCAGTAGACCACGACAACATCGTTAATCCACAAGTAATACGAATCATTGCGTTAATAATTCCAATATTTGGACGCATTTTTTCACCTCCATTTCTACTTTCATGGTAGGATATAGGAAAAGAGACGAAGGGAGAACGTTCTTTATGTTTCATTGGGATGTCGAGCAAATTAGAAAACAAATTAATGTAATTAAAGGAAAAGAAAATCCTTCTAAAGTTTTAAAAAACGTTACTTACTTAAATGGTCCTCTAAAGAAATGGCTTTCTGGTCATATATGGATTAGTGAAAACCGCATCATATACGTCGGTGAAGAGCTGCCCGAAAATCTAGAAAATACGGAAGTTGTTGATTGTACTGGGCAATTTGCAGTTCCTGGTTATATCGAACCACATGCTCATCCATTTCAGTTATATAATCCCCTCACTTTAGCTCATTATGCATCACTACGTGGAACGACAACACTTGTCAGTGACAACCTTTTATTGTCAATTTTATTTAATAAACAGCAAGCTTTTTCATTCATAAATGCTTTGGATAAAGAAGTATCCTCCTTTTATTGGTGGGCAAGATATGATTCTCAAACAGTGTTGCAAAACGAAAGACAAACCTATACAAAAGAAACGTTAAAAGCGTGGACAGATCATCCGAATGTACTTCAAGGTGGCGAGTTAACAGGTTGGCCAAAAGTGCTTGCAGGTGAAGACGAACTTGTAAAAGCAATGATTGAAACTAGAAAAAATAACAAACCTATTGAAGGACACCTTCCAGCAGCCTCGGCAAAAACATTAACACAGCTGGCACTACTCGGTGTGACTAGTGACCATGAGTCAATGACGGGTAAAGATGTTTTTGAACGTTTACGTCTTGGGTATAACGTAGCATTAAGGTATTCATCGATTCGCCCGGACTTGCCGGCATTACTTGAAGAAATGAAAGAGTATGACCTAGCTTCTTACGACAAAATAATGTTTACGACTGACGGATCGACACCAGCTTTTTATGAGCAAGGTGTTATCGATAAAATGATCTCTATTGCACTAGAAAATGGAATACCGTCAGAAGAAGCGTATAATATGGCTTCTTATAATGCGGCAAGGCATTTGCGAATTGACGATGTTCACGGCATTATAGCGCCAGGACAAATCGCCCATATTAATATACTTTCAGATATAAATAATCCTACACCTATAGCCGTTTTGGCTAGTGGCGAATGGGTTTTAAGAAACAAGGAAGCTTGCATGGAGGAAAAGCCGTTTCCATGGGCGGATTTTGACGTGGAAAAGCTGAACATTAGCTGGGAATTAAAAGAGGCAGATTTTCAGTTTGAAACAAAAACTGGATTAAAAATGCTCAATTCAGTAATTATTAAACCGTACGAAAGAGAAGAAGAAGCTCTTGCAGAAGACGAAAGTTATGTCATGTTAATTGATCGAAATGGGAAGTGGCGAGTTAACACAATATTGAAAGGCTTTGCTACCAATGTTTGTGGATTTGTTAGCTCTTATTCTAATAGTGGCGATATTATTTTAATTGGAAGAAATAAAAATAGGATGATCGCAGCTTTTAACCGCATGAAACAAATAGGTGGAGGCATTGTGCTTAGTGATAACGAGGAGTTAGTATATGAGCTACCGTTACCTTTGGCGGGCGCTTTTTCGGATATGCCTTTAGTATGGTTAGCGAAGGAAAATACAAAATTAAAAGAAATGCTACAAGAGCGAGGATATCGATTTGAAGATCCTGTCTATACATTGTTGTTTTTGTCTTCCATTCACCTACCATATATTCGCGTGACTCCAGCAGGAATCTACAATGTTATGCAGAAAAGTATTCTCAATCCTTTCGAGGTGCGTTAAACTAAAGATAATACTAATAAGGAAGTTAGGTTGATACTTATGAAAAGGATATTATTTATAATTATTTTCACATTATTCGCCTTAACTGCGTGCTCTAATGGAGAGAAAAATAACGAAGAACTAAGTTCGCCAGACCCAGTAATTACTGATGAAAATGAAAATGCAAACGATGAAAGTACAGATGAAGAAGAAGTAGTAGAAGTAGTAGAAGAAGTAGAGGAATCTTTACCATACGTTTATCCATTAACAGGTATTCGAACAGATCAAGACATCTCACAACGTGTCATCGCTGTTATGTTAAATAACCACGTAAAAGCAAGACCACAATCGGGACTACATAAAGCAGATGTTGTCTATGAAGTTTTAGCCGAAGGAAACATCACTCGTTTTTTAGCTTTATATCAAAGTGATCTTCCAGAAGTATTTGGACCAATTCGTAGTGCAAGACATTATTATATGGATTTAAGTAATGGCTATAATGGTTTTTATATTCACCATGGATGGAGCCCATTGGCGAAAAAAATGGTGAAAAATGGCCAAATTGAAAACTTAAATGGACTTTATTTTGATGGAATATTATTTCATCGTGCACCGTTTAGAAAAGCTCCTCATAACTCGTACATTACCGTTGAAAATTTAATGGAAGGTGCAGACCGTAAAGGGTACGCATTTGAAGATACCGACATTTCACCCTTACCATTTTTAACAGAAGACGAAGTAGCATCTTTGTCAGGTGAAAAAGCAACTAGTGTTACTGTTACATATGCTTCTAGTTATGATGTGAAATACGAATATAATGCGGAAGAGATGACTTACACGAGATACAGTTCAGGTGTGAAAACAGTAGACTTAGAAACAGAAATACCAATTACAACAAAAAATATATTCGTTGTTGAAGTGCCTCATTACTTTATTGATAGCTATCCACGCCGAGGTTTAAGTTTAACTGATGGTGGAAAAGGATATCTTATAGGTAATGGAATTGTACGGGAAGTAGAATGGCAAAATGTTGATGGGCGAATTCTTCCATTCCACGATGGGAAAGAAGTTGGCTTTATTCCAGGAAAGACGTGGATTAATATTGTACCAACAGACCCAGGTTTAGAAGATAGCGTTACTATTGTCGGTAATGAATAATAGTTTCGTTTTAAAGCTCGAAGGGAGAAAAAAGCGTGTCCATAGAAAAATTAAAAAGTGAAGAATTTAATGAGTTATTTGAAGCTATACTTTCTTTAGATTCAGTGGAAGAGTGTTATAAATTTTTTGATGATATATGTACAATAAATGAAATTCAGTCAATATCACAAAGATTACAAGTAGCGAAAATGCTTAAAGGTGGATTAACTTATCAAAAGATAGAAACCGAGACTGGCGCAAGTACGGCAACAATCTCTCGTGTTAAGCGTTGCTTAAACTACGGAAATGATGGCTATAATATCGTTTTAAATCGCATATGTCCTACTACTGAAAAAGAGAGCCTGTAACATTTTGTTACAGGTTTTATTTCTTTTTAGAGTGCTCCAGTTTTTACGCCGTTAACCGATTGCTTCAGCTTTTCTTTATCTGTCTAGCTTCGACTCCTAGCGACTAGTTAACTTCATACTTCTCATTTGCGATAAGTCAACATCAAAGTGTAAGAACACTTTGTGTTTCCTTTATCTCACTCGAAGTATTCCAGTTCATACGTCGCTAAGCAGTCGTCTCAGCTTTTCTTTATCTGTCTAGCTTCAGCAATCAACGTCTAGAAAACTTCACACTCTTCATTTCGATAAGTCTACATCGAATAGTTACGACTATTCGTGTATCCTTTATCTTAATCAGAGTGCTCCAGTTTTTACGCCGTTAACCGATTGCTTCAGCTTTTCTTTATCTGTCTAGCTTCGACTCCTAGCGACTAGTTAACTTCATACTTCTCATTTGCGATAAGTCAACATCAAAGTGTAAGAACACTTTGTGTTTCCTTTATCTCACTCGAAGTATTCCAGTTCATACGTCGCTAAGCAGTCGTCTCAGCTTTTCTTTTTTGGACGGTTACCATGTTATTTTGTTATAATTTTTTCATGAAGATGTAGGAGGAAACACGATGATGGAGTATCAAACATGGCAACATGTTTTTAAATTAGACCCTAATAAAGAAATCAATGATGAAAACTTAGAATTGATTTGTGAATCTGGTACGGACGCAGTAATTGTTGGTGGAACCGACGGAGTTACAATTGATAATACACTAGACTTATTAATGCGAATTCGTAGATATTCTGTACCTTGCGTACTCGAAGTTTCAACGATTGAAGCACTGACACCTGGCTTTGATTATTATTTTATCCCAACAGTGTTGAATAGTAATGAAACAAAATGGGTAACAGGTTTACATCACGAAGCTGTTAAGGAATACGGAGATATTATGAACTGGGATGAAATTGTCATGGAAGGCTACTGTATTTTAAATGAAAAATGTAAAGCTGCGGAAGTGACAAAAGTGAATGCGAATTTGGAAGTTAATGACGTTGTTGCCTATGCACGAATGGCAGAAAAGATGTACAACCTTCCAATTTTTTATTTAGAGTATAGTGGAACATATGGCGATCCTGCAATTGTTGAAAAAGTGAATAACA
Protein-coding sequences here:
- a CDS encoding GNAT family N-acetyltransferase; amino-acid sequence: MMNFTYAKEDNLEELKKRDSHISAKVLLKKIRDEEIILVNDEKGMLVGFLRFNYFWDSIPFMNMLQIVSTARRKGIGKALVTFWESEMKKQGHNYVLTSTQSDEEAQHFYRKIDYKENGSFILPNEPLEIIFGKKL
- a CDS encoding GNAT family N-acetyltransferase — its product is MITIRSEQKADIERIYQINTLAFAREGEGKLVNEIRKSPYFIPPLSLVAENDKGIVIGHILFSKITIETSDKSVETLALGPVAVVPDFQRQGVGGALIREGIRKAKGLNYDSVVVLGHAEYYPKFGFSKASEKGIKPPFTVPDEAFMILELKEEALKNVIGTVKYTEPFLKV
- a CDS encoding Hsp20/alpha crystallin family protein — translated: MFKGMDNMKQWKKHMEQFMNNDNFFMEFQEMLEHFPKANIYKTENECILVISLPGVTDVEEISIHANYRTVEVSGKISLGYDGFQLVQSEIHTGNFNRTFELPYPIREDKVEGKYHRGLLIIQLYRAFPKDKNSYVSIKSMED
- a CDS encoding DUF2179 domain-containing protein translates to MIGLILLINIVYVSFFTIRMILTLKGQRYLAAFISVFEVIIYVIGLGIVLENLDNLYNLIAYATGYGLGVLVGMKIEEKLALGYIKVNVIVKDVNTEIPRILRDKGYGVTSWIANGLEGERLMIEILTSRKSEVDLYNTVKKIDEKAFIISHEPKAFYGGFWVKKVRR
- a CDS encoding NETI motif-containing protein; this encodes MKKQKKRKFEVLDGETIDQCLERMEKEGYTPVRRMERPVFEEIVENKEKIRKPFKQQIIFEGKLKGEK
- the purB gene encoding adenylosuccinate lyase; its protein translation is MIERYTRPEMKKLWSEENRLQSWLEVEILACEAWSELGTIPKEDVALLRKNASFNIDRVKEIEEETRHDVVAFTRAVSETLGEEKKWVHYGLTSTDVVDTALGYQLKQVNDIIKQDLERIVQVLKEKAQEHKYTVMMGRTHGIHAEPTTFGLKMALWYEEMKRNVARFEEAADGVQYGKISGAVGTYANIEPFVEEYVCEKLGIKHAPISTQTLQRDRFAHYMSVIALIATSIEKFAVEVRGLQKSETREVEEYFAKGQKGSSAMPHKRNPIGSENVTGLARVIRGYMVTAYENVPLWHERDISHSSAERVILPDATTALNYILNRFTNIIKNLTVFPENMKRNMDKTYGLIYSQRVLLALINKGLSREDAYDLVQPKAMEAWETEQQFKKLVSEDKQISSLLTKKEIDDCFDYSYHLSQVDNVFNRLGL
- a CDS encoding EYxxD motif small membrane protein: MFEYLSDTLFILATLIGSIVALSYVWIRRKK
- a CDS encoding YgaP family membrane protein codes for the protein MRPNIGIINAMIRITCGLTMLSWSTAKLVKRPWCQSYLWVVLLGAMKVAQGITRFCPITELMKCMPKKGDCCDIEEEKEIINPS
- a CDS encoding adenine deaminase C-terminal domain-containing protein, coding for MFHWDVEQIRKQINVIKGKENPSKVLKNVTYLNGPLKKWLSGHIWISENRIIYVGEELPENLENTEVVDCTGQFAVPGYIEPHAHPFQLYNPLTLAHYASLRGTTTLVSDNLLLSILFNKQQAFSFINALDKEVSSFYWWARYDSQTVLQNERQTYTKETLKAWTDHPNVLQGGELTGWPKVLAGEDELVKAMIETRKNNKPIEGHLPAASAKTLTQLALLGVTSDHESMTGKDVFERLRLGYNVALRYSSIRPDLPALLEEMKEYDLASYDKIMFTTDGSTPAFYEQGVIDKMISIALENGIPSEEAYNMASYNAARHLRIDDVHGIIAPGQIAHINILSDINNPTPIAVLASGEWVLRNKEACMEEKPFPWADFDVEKLNISWELKEADFQFETKTGLKMLNSVIIKPYEREEEALAEDESYVMLIDRNGKWRVNTILKGFATNVCGFVSSYSNSGDIILIGRNKNRMIAAFNRMKQIGGGIVLSDNEELVYELPLPLAGAFSDMPLVWLAKENTKLKEMLQERGYRFEDPVYTLLFLSSIHLPYIRVTPAGIYNVMQKSILNPFEVR
- a CDS encoding DUF3048 domain-containing protein, which gives rise to MKRILFIIIFTLFALTACSNGEKNNEELSSPDPVITDENENANDESTDEEEVVEVVEEVEESLPYVYPLTGIRTDQDISQRVIAVMLNNHVKARPQSGLHKADVVYEVLAEGNITRFLALYQSDLPEVFGPIRSARHYYMDLSNGYNGFYIHHGWSPLAKKMVKNGQIENLNGLYFDGILFHRAPFRKAPHNSYITVENLMEGADRKGYAFEDTDISPLPFLTEDEVASLSGEKATSVTVTYASSYDVKYEYNAEEMTYTRYSSGVKTVDLETEIPITTKNIFVVEVPHYFIDSYPRRGLSLTDGGKGYLIGNGIVREVEWQNVDGRILPFHDGKEVGFIPGKTWINIVPTDPGLEDSVTIVGNE
- a CDS encoding YerC/YecD family TrpR-related protein, which gives rise to MSIEKLKSEEFNELFEAILSLDSVEECYKFFDDICTINEIQSISQRLQVAKMLKGGLTYQKIETETGASTATISRVKRCLNYGNDGYNIVLNRICPTTEKESL
- the pcrB gene encoding heptaprenylglyceryl phosphate synthase, which codes for MMEYQTWQHVFKLDPNKEINDENLELICESGTDAVIVGGTDGVTIDNTLDLLMRIRRYSVPCVLEVSTIEALTPGFDYYFIPTVLNSNETKWVTGLHHEAVKEYGDIMNWDEIVMEGYCILNEKCKAAEVTKVNANLEVNDVVAYARMAEKMYNLPIFYLEYSGTYGDPAIVEKVNNTLTNTKLFYGGGIDSKESAKEMSRFADTIVVGNVIYEDLKAALATVTAVKQTNV